The following nucleotide sequence is from Acetonema longum DSM 6540.
TGAATCAAAAATACATAGTGACACTGACAGAGGCAGAACGCAACAGACTGAAGGAACTCATCCGGAAGGGAAACACGCAGGGATATCGTATAAAACATGCACAAATTCTTCTCAAACTGGACGAGATCCCGGAAAACCAAAGCTGGACCTATCAGAGAATCAAAGAGGCCTTCAGCGTCATGCCGCACACGATCAGTCAGATCGCCAAGCGCTTCGTAAGCAAAGGATTGGAAGCGGCGTTAGGGAGAAAAGAGCAAGCC
It contains:
- a CDS encoding helix-turn-helix domain-containing protein encodes the protein MNQKYIVTLTEAERNRLKELIRKGNTQGYRIKHAQILLKLDEIPENQSWTYQRIKEAFSVMPHTISQIAKRFVSKGLEAALGRKEQANRRRKVDGNVEAHIVAIACSAPPEGRERWTLQLIADELVRLQVVESLSDAAVLNILKKTNLNPGKRKNGAFLKPARNS